GCAGAATCAGAACATATGATCCAAGGACTACCAGGAGAGAGGAGATCAAATTCAATGATGAAAATAATATGATCAGCAATTGTATTTCTTCAGCATTTGAACACAACATAGGTAACAAGAAAACATCATCACAGTAGAAATGGCTGATGATGTTAGAGCCACAGAAAGTTAGTGTGAAAATCTTACTGGTGAACAGCAGAGCCTGGAAGGTGCTGTAGAGGTATGGAATGCCTACAAGTATGTGGCAAAGTCTCTGAGACATGATTACACTGTAGAGCAGAGGgttgcagatggccacatagcggtcataggccattgcagataagataaaaaattcaCTGATAATGAACATAAGGAAGAAAGACAACTGTATGGCacattcatagaaagaaatggtTTTGTCATCCATGACAAAATCCACCAGCATCTTGGGACAGATGACAGTGGAATTTCCAAGATCAATAAAAGCCAGGTGTCTGATGAAAAAGTACATAGGAGTTTGTAGGTGAGAGTCCAGCTTGGTCAAAATGATCATGCCCAGGTTGCCCATGACAGTAACTGCATAGATGATGAAGAAGACCCCAAACAAAGGAAGCTGGAGCTCAGTGCTCTGTGTGATTCCCATCAAGATGAACCCAGGCACTGATGTTGTATTCTTTTGCCCCATGTCATCCAATCATATCCTCCAAAAGAAGCAAacattgttttcaatttttattaagtTATATTTGCAGGAtgaacagatattttaaaataaatggtcACAAAAAATATTTGCAcatgaattttaaatgaatttataaagtATTCTTCTTTGGAAATGATTCtttcagaaaatatataataaatttatgtATCATTATATTggaattatatacatgtgtaaaacATGGATATTAATATTGAAATGTTACATTATACATAGACCTTGGTTTTTAGAATGCATCTTCATTTTGTCTGAATTATGTATGCAACTTTTGTATTCTTGAAAATTGAGACAGAGATAGAATGAAGCTAAAGCATCTTGACTATTATATTCCATTAAATCAAGTCATTCAAAGTAATG
The nucleotide sequence above comes from Mastomys coucha isolate ucsf_1 unplaced genomic scaffold, UCSF_Mcou_1 pScaffold15, whole genome shotgun sequence. Encoded proteins:
- the LOC116090425 gene encoding olfactory receptor 8K5-like; translation: MGQKNTTSVPGFILMGITQSTELQLPLFGVFFIIYAVTVMGNLGMIILTKLDSHLQTPMYFFIRHLAFIDLGNSTVICPKMLVDFVMDDKTISFYECAIQLSFFLMFIISEFFILSAMAYDRYVAICNPLLYSVIMSQRLCHILVGIPYLYSTFQALLFTSKIFTLTFCGSNIISHFYCDDVFLLPMLCSNAEEIQLLIILFSSLNLISSLLVVLGSYVLILLAICRMHSAEGRRKAFSTCGSHLTVVVVFYATLFFMYLQPKSTHSLENDKIASVFYTLVIPMINPLIYSLRNKEVKNAFYRVLKNQFKINT